The DNA segment TATGACCTTTAAGCGTCTGTGTCGCGCAGCCTGTTGCCGCATCCCAGAGCCGTATCGTCTGATCCCATGAAGCCGACGCAAGCGtctggccgtccggcgagaaggcGACGCTATTGACCCACGAGCTATGGCCTTTGAGCGTCTGTGTCGCGCGGCCTGTTGCCGCATCCCAGAGCCGTATCGTCTCATCGTCTGAAGCTGACGCAAGCGTCcggccgtccggcgagaaggcAACGCTCTTGACCGACCCGCTATGGCCTTTGAGCGTCTGAAGACATACGTCCCAGTTGTTGTTAATGCCTGAAACGTTCTTGACGAGTGGCAATCTTTCTCCCCAATACTGTCTCTTTACCTTGCTGTTTGTTGGACAGAACAGCAGCGCGGCAGCATATGTCTGCAATGGTGCCTCTTCTATAATCGAACCGTAGCTAAATGCGAAATTTACAGCATCTCTTAAGAAGTCGATAAGTTGAAACCCCGTATTAACGGTGGATACGTTTGGTGCAGGCGAATTAGGTGTTAACTTCTAATTAGTTAGTAGAGAAGATGCGGATACAGCATTGTACGACATACCCTGAGGGAACGAAACCACTTTCTGGTAAATGTCTTTTCAGATCTACCGCCTACACTAGATGCTGGCTGCATTTATTTAGCAGGTGGAGTATAATTGACCTCTTGTACGACGTACTTGAATTGCATGCAGAAGCCTTCGACATGAAACTATACCGTCTGGAAGCTTGCGCAAAAGACTCAGGCTCTCAAGCCAATGGGTAAAATGCGTCTTCAGAAACGTATGGATCTCCTCATCGTCAGGGAGTTCTTTCCCTTGATTAGAGCCCTGTCCGTGGGCCTCAAGCAGATGATCGACCCAGTAAACGCAGGAGTACCTCACCGCGCTCAATGGGTCCGGATTAGGCGGCTGCACTTCGTGAACTAGGAGTCCGGAATTACGAAGCCCGTATATATCCTTTTTCAGGGTCCCGGACAAAGCCCGTAGCGAACGTATGAACAGATCGCGATGAACCGGCTTGGTGCCGGAAGGAAAGACCCTAGGTAACGCATTGCCGGTAAGGTAGTCTTTGGCGGATTGATGGATGAGATAGATCTGAGCGTCTCGGATTGTGATGAATGAGCCACACATATCAATGATCTTTTCCAGCTCACCTGTGCCAGAGGCATCCGCTAAGGCCCGTAGTTCGGAGATATAAAGTGGACGATGCGCAAGAGTAACCATTGCAAGAAC comes from the Podospora pseudocomata strain CBS 415.72m chromosome 5, whole genome shotgun sequence genome and includes:
- a CDS encoding hypothetical protein (COG:D; EggNog:ENOG503PBNR); translation: MVYQKRLFEDENAFYALCDIFHAILRDSRLAAAYLVVDALDEDTASATHVPIKWIVSSRNRPDIEQQFTLDDSRMRLSLELNAEQVSRAIDLYIDYKVTRLKSIEHDEAMQDQVRSQMPQKADGTFLWVALVFQELQKPVLSRDVLPLLEEIPPGLELLYNRMMNQVEQYERSCRHVLAMVTLAHRPLYISELRALADASGTGELEKIIDMCGSFITIRDAQIYLIHQSAKDYLTGNALPRVFPSGTKPVHRDLFIRSLRALSGTLKKDIYGLRNSGLLVHEVQPPNPDPLSAVRYSCVYWVDHLLEAHGQGSNQGKELPDDEEIHTFLKTHFTHWLESLSLLRKLPDEEAPLQTYAAALLFCPTNSKVKRQYWGERLPLVKNVSGINNNWDVCLQTLKGHSGSVKSVAFSPDGRTLASASDDETIRLWDAATGRATQTLKGHSSWVNSVAFSPDGQTLASASWDQTIRLWDAATGCATQTLKGHSRPVNNVAFSPDGRTLASASQDETIRLWDAVTGRATQTLKGYSSSVNSFAFSPDGRTLASASQDETIRLWDAVTGRATQTLKGYSSSVNSFAFSPDDRTLASASRDQTIRLWDAATGYGLNNNR